In the Streptomyces sp. WMMC940 genome, GATCCCTTCGGCCGGCTGCTGTGGGCCTCGCCGGCACTGCCCGGCGCCGTCCACGATGTCCGCGCGGCCCGCGAGCACGGCATCGTCGACGCCCTTGCCGCAGCCGACATCAAGTGCTGGGCGGACAAGGCATATCGGGGCGCCGGCGGGACCGTTCGAACCCCCTACTGGGGCCGCTGGGAAACCCCTTCCACCGGCCAGCAGGCCGTCAACCGGTCCCACGCGAAGATTCGCGCACTCGTCGAGCAGGCCATGGCCACCCTCAAATCCTGGCGGCTCCTCCGCAGGCTCCGGTGCTCGACCACCCGCGTCACCAGCCTCGTCCAGGCCGTCCTCGCCCTGCATCTGGCCAGCTCAGAGTGAGGATGGAAAAGGCTCACTGCTTTGACTATCCATAAGCGCAGTGTGATTGGGCGATGGAGCGCACCTTCTCCTGGCTCACCGCCCACCGCCGCCTCGCCCGGGACTACGAGACCATTCCGGCCCGGTCCGAGACCGTGATCCGCTGGGCGATGATCGGCATCATGGTCCGCCGACTCACCCGCGGCCGACCGGCGACGCGGCCGGGCCCGCAGCCGCTCGTACGCACAGCAACCGGACAGGCTGTTTGACTCAACTGAGCGATTCGAGGGTCATGTCCCCTGTGGTGGTGTAGCCGGACCGATCTGGTCGTTGTTGGGGTAGATCTTGTCCATACTGCCTTCGGGGAGGTAGCGGCGGGGGAAGGCGATCCACTCGTCGTGCATCTCGATGAGCACGGCGGTGGTGAGGCGTTCGAGGGCGTCGGGGTTGGGGAAGATCTGCACGACGTCGGTCCGGCGTTTGATCTCGCGGTTGATCCGCTCCAGCGGATTGGTCGACTGGATCTTCTTCCAGTGCCGATCAGGGAAGTCCGCGAACGCGGTCAAGTCCTCCTTCGCTTCCAGGAGCATGGACCTGACCTTGGGGAACTGGCGGCCGAGCATGTCGGCGACGGTGTCGAGCTGGGCCCGGACGGCTGCGGCGTCGGGCTGGGCGAAGACCGTGCGGATGGTGGCCGCCACCATCTCCGCGGAATCCTTCGGGATCACCGCGAAGACGTTGCGCAGGAAATGAACGCGGCACCTTTGGTAGCCGGCGCCGAGCATGACCTTGCGCACGGCCTTGACCAGACCGCTGTGGTGGTCGGCGATGACCAGGCGGACCCCGGACAGACCGCGCTCGCGCAGGGAGCGCAGGAACTCGCTCCAGAACGCCTCGGTCTCGCTGTCCCCGACCATCAGGCCCAGCACTTCGCGTCCGCCGTCCTCGGTGATGCCGGTGGCGATGACTACGGCCTGGGACACGATCTGATGGTTCACGCGGGCCTTGCAGTACGTCGCGTCCAGGTAGATGTAGGGGAAACGGGTGTGATCCAGCGGCCGGGTGCGGAAGACGGTGAGTTCGGCGTCCAGCCCGGTGCAGAGCCGGGACACCTCGCTCTTGGAGATGCCGCTGTCAGCACCCAGTGCCCTGACCAGGTCGTCGACGCTGCGGGTGGACACTCCGTGGACGTATGCCTCGACGATGACGGCGTAGAGGGCCTGGTCGATGCGGCGACGGCGTTCCAGCAGGCTGGGGAAGAAGCTGCCGGTGCGGACCTTGGGGATGGCCAGGTCCAGGTCCCCGGCCTGCGTGGTCAGTACTTTGTCGCGGTGACCGTTGCGCCAGGTCGTACGGGTGTCGGCGTGCTCGCCGGGCTCCGCGCCGATGTGGGCGGTGGCCTCGGCCTCGATGAGTTCCTGCAGGATCCGCTGGGCCAGGACCCTGATCAACTCGATTCCGTCCGCCGTACGCAGTGACTCCATCAGCCGAAGTAAGTCATGCTGGGACAAGGCCATCGTGTCACCTCTCTCAACGAGCTTCGCTACTCGGAGAGTTGCGCGATGGCCGCCTCATGACCAGGGGCTATGCGGAGATCGCTGCTACACCACTCGGCGGGACACCATCGATTCGGGTCACGTCCGCTGGAGTGGTGTATCGACGGCCACTCGGTGATCTCGTTTTTGAGGCTATGCGGTGAGTTCGGTGGGCACGACGGTCTCGTCGGTTTCTGACCCGATCGGGTGGAGGCGGGCCTTGGCGAGGAGCTCGCGGCCCATGTAGCGGCGAGCCTCGGTCCACTCATCGTTCTGTTCGGCCAGGACAGCGCCGACGAGCCGGATCACGGCGGTGCGGTCGGGGAAGATGCCGACCACATCGGTGCGACGCCGGATCTCCTTGTTCAGTCGCTCCTGCGGATTGTTCGACCAGATCTGCCGCCAGATCTCACGCGGGAACGCGGTGAAGGCCAGCAGGTCGTGCTGAGCTGCGTCCAAGTGGGCTGCCGCTTTGGGGAACTTGGCCTCCAGCGCGTCCAGGACGTGCCGCATCTGGGCCTTCACGGCATCGGTGTCGGGCTGTTCGAAGACCGTCCGCAGCAGGGTGGCCACCCATGGCTGGGCCGATTTCGGAACCTGGGTCAGCAAATTTCGGGCGTAATGGGTGCGGCATCGCTGCCAGGACGCGCCCGGCAGGACCGCGCCGATCGCGTTCACCAGGCCGGTGTGGGCGTCGGAGACGACCAGCTGGACACCGGACAGGCCACGGGCGGTCAGCGAGCGCAGGAAGGCGAGCCAGCCCGCGCCGTCCTCGGCGGTGGCGACGTCGATGCCGAGGATCTCCCGGTGTCCGTCTGCGTTGACGCCGACCGCGATCAGGGCGTGGACGTTGATGATGCGGCCGCCCTCGCGGACCTTCTGGGTGAGCGCATCGACCCAGACGAACGCATAGGGGCCGGCGTCCAGAGGCCGGTTGCGGAATGCGGCAACCTGCTCGTCCAGGTGTTTGGCCATCGCGCTGACCTGGGACTTCGACAGCTGGGTGACGCCGAGGGACTCGGCGAGTTTCTCGACTCTGCGGGTGGAGACGCCGAGAAGGTAGGCGGTGGCGACGACCGAGATGAGGGCCTGTTCGGCCCGTCGGCGCCGTTCGAGGAGCCAGTGCGGGAAGTAGCTGCCCTGCCGCAGCTTGGGGACGGCGAGTTCGACCGTCCCCGCGCGGGTGTCCCACTCGCGCGGGCGGTAGCCGTTGCGGTGGTTGACGCGTTCGTCGCTGACCTGCCCGTATTCGGCGTTGCAGAGCGCGTCGGCCTCCGCGGACATGAGCGCGTCGGCGAACGTCTTGACCATCGCGCGCAGCAGATCGGGACTCGCCGCGGCGAGGTTGTCCTCCGCGAGGGCGTGCAGGGGCAGACTGTCTGGTGCGGTCATCGTGCTGATCTCCTTCGAGGCTTCGACACTTCGAAGATCAGCCGGTGGCCGTTCATCTATGCGGGCACCATCCCAACGCCGGAGCAAACCCCCGGATCAGGTCGAACCCGTACACCACTTCCCTGGACGCAACCACGTCATGCGGTTGGGGCTGCAGCGGGATCTGCGGAAGATCCGCCAGGACTTCAGGCGGGCGACGCCGCGTTCGACGGGTGCTCGTGCCGCGGCCAGGGCTCGGTTGCGGGTCTTTTCGGTGGGGGTGAGTTCCTGGAGGGGCTTGCGCTTGATGCCGGTGGTCAGCCATGGGCCGGCGCCCTGGTAGGCGAGATCGGCCACGATCGGAACGCCCTGGCGCTCGCAGATGCGGATGATCCGGTGGGTGCGTGCGGCGGTCAGGTCGTGGGTGCGGCCCGGCAGGGCGGGCGAGAGCCATAACAGCTGGCCGCCGGGATCGGTGACGACCTGCACGTTCACGCCGTGGCGCCGGTGTTTGTGGGAGTAGTCGGCCCGGCCGTCGCCGACCCGGTCGCACTCGGCGAGGGTGCCGTCGAGTAGGACGAAGTCGGGTTCGTGCTCGCGCAGTGTCTTCAGCAGACCCGGCGCACGCGCGGCGAGCAGGTCGACGACCGCGCTGGTGTAGGCGTGGGCGGTGGACTCGCTGATCCCGAACCCGGCGGCGATCTTCGCCAGAGTGGTGTGTTCGCGCAGGTACACCAGTGCCACCATCGCGCGCTGCGACGGACGGAGCTTGCAGCGTCGGTCGCCCTCACGGGTGACGATCAGTATGGTGACCCACTCCACGAGTGCATGCGGCAGGTCGAGTGCGGCAGGATGGATGACCAACGAGGCCCCCGAGCAACGTGATTGAGACGTCAGACATCTCGATCAACAGCCCGGGGGCCTCGCTTGTTGCGTCACGGACCATCACCCGATCGGTGGCGACCTCGAAGAAGCTCAATGAGTGGGCGGAGAAGCGTGATAGGCAACCAGGTCTCGTCAGGGCGGTCAAGGGTGGTTGAATGTGCGGCAGCTCGGGCTGATGCTGACCGCCGTGATGCGGCGGCTCCGGCCGTGTTCAGCGGGGCGGCTCGAGGAGGTCCACGGTGGCCAGGCCGGTTTCGCCGTCGACGAGTTGGAGGGCGACCTCGGCGCGGGCGGCAAGGTCGAGCGGGTCGAGTCCTTCGGTGTAGGAGGCGTGGACGATGCGGTCAAGTCCGGCGCCCAGGAGGGGTGCGGCTGTCCGCAGGGAGGCGTCCAGTGCTACGCCTTGGGTGGCACCGCCGTGGAGGATGATGTTGCGGGTGCGGTAGAGGCGACGCATCGCGATGCGGAACGCGTGGTTGACCTCGGCGAGCTGCTTGCCCGGATTCTGTACGAGTGCGGCCATGCGCTGGGCGGCGGCGGTGTCGGTGTACTTCAGAGAGAGGGCCTCGGGCCCTCCGGCCCGGAGGGCGTCGGCGACGAGCCGGGCACGCTCGCGGTTGGCGGTGCAGGCGGCGATGGCCTCGGAGAGGGCGTCCGGCTGTCGACCTTGTAGAGGTGGCCCTCGTAGACGAGGGAGAGGACGTCGACGCCGCGGGCCGGGGGCTCGAGCGGTACGGGGGTGTCGTACCCGGCGACCCAGATGAACGGCAGCGGCAACACGCCTCCGCGGCGGCCGCGCAGGAACTCCGAGCGGGCGGTCATGCGGTCCAGGAGCTGGCGGGCCTGGTCGGCCGCGCCGAGAGGATCGAGCGCCTGGAGCTGGTAGACGAAACCCCCGCCGGAGCGGAAACCCGCGGTGCTGTGACCGTGTTCCCGGAGCCAGGCACCGACCTTGCCCTTGTCGAGCCAGTTCGGCAGCGACTCGGCGAGTTCGCGGTGGGGCACCTTGTCGAGAGCCACCAGGACGTCGAAGGCCTGCGTGCGGGAACGGGCGAGTTCCGCCGCGCTCTCAGCGATGT is a window encoding:
- a CDS encoding IS256 family transposase, producing MALSQHDLLRLMESLRTADGIELIRVLAQRILQELIEAEATAHIGAEPGEHADTRTTWRNGHRDKVLTTQAGDLDLAIPKVRTGSFFPSLLERRRRIDQALYAVIVEAYVHGVSTRSVDDLVRALGADSGISKSEVSRLCTGLDAELTVFRTRPLDHTRFPYIYLDATYCKARVNHQIVSQAVVIATGITEDGGREVLGLMVGDSETEAFWSEFLRSLRERGLSGVRLVIADHHSGLVKAVRKVMLGAGYQRCRVHFLRNVFAVIPKDSAEMVAATIRTVFAQPDAAAVRAQLDTVADMLGRQFPKVRSMLLEAKEDLTAFADFPDRHWKKIQSTNPLERINREIKRRTDVVQIFPNPDALERLTTAVLIEMHDEWIAFPRRYLPEGSMDKIYPNNDQIGPATPPQGT
- a CDS encoding IS256 family transposase, which produces MTAPDSLPLHALAEDNLAAASPDLLRAMVKTFADALMSAEADALCNAEYGQVSDERVNHRNGYRPREWDTRAGTVELAVPKLRQGSYFPHWLLERRRRAEQALISVVATAYLLGVSTRRVEKLAESLGVTQLSKSQVSAMAKHLDEQVAAFRNRPLDAGPYAFVWVDALTQKVREGGRIINVHALIAVGVNADGHREILGIDVATAEDGAGWLAFLRSLTARGLSGVQLVVSDAHTGLVNAIGAVLPGASWQRCRTHYARNLLTQVPKSAQPWVATLLRTVFEQPDTDAVKAQMRHVLDALEAKFPKAAAHLDAAQHDLLAFTAFPREIWRQIWSNNPQERLNKEIRRRTDVVGIFPDRTAVIRLVGAVLAEQNDEWTEARRYMGRELLAKARLHPIGSETDETVVPTELTA
- a CDS encoding transposase yields the protein MVIHPAALDLPHALVEWVTILIVTREGDRRCKLRPSQRAMVALVYLREHTTLAKIAAGFGISESTAHAYTSAVVDLLAARAPGLLKTLREHEPDFVLLDGTLAECDRVGDGRADYSHKHRRHGVNVQVVTDPGGQLLWLSPALPGRTHDLTAARTHRIIRICERQGVPIVADLAYQGAGPWLTTGIKRKPLQELTPTEKTRNRALAAARAPVERGVARLKSWRIFRRSRCSPNRMTWLRPGKWCTGST